One genomic region from Streptomyces sp. Li-HN-5-11 encodes:
- a CDS encoding SpoIIE family protein phosphatase: MERLPTPPGERPAQSEASSGPACTATATISEQGVVTGWSEGARRLLGHEPAEVVGQPAARLLAGDVDPRTRPVPAGRERWNGTVALRHRDGRRLELCLLAHHRTSGGGVPDWLVVSAVPGGPRAPGSRALEEWAFRQSPCVLAVFDPDLRVVRANGAMERALALTETEMRGLRLADIAPGPGSEAAERTMRLALESGEPQQVEAALRPTGAGTEPDLPVSLTPLKDPDGHPRAVCLTAQPGLPGPGTRARERTLQLRDAAARIGTTLDLGRTVQELGDVTVPLFADLTAVDLLDLPRSAEETPPTPAAGPVVLRRAALRSLPADRPEPAAAVGGTTAYAASSPPAHCLTTGRSARYAASEPVFGRWLAHDPSAALLRAHALHSLLTVPIVAHGMTLGVVLFGRRRGRDPFDPAEVLLAEELTARAAVSIHNARRHTRARTTTMALQRSLLPQTLPDQKALDIASRYLPAGSQAGVGGDWFDVIPLSGARVALVVGDVVGHGIRASATMGRVRTAVRTLADVDLPPDELLTHLDDLVLHLSVEEGSGTDPAAETAGGIGTTCLYAVYDPVSRRCTLARAGHPPPAVVTPEGAVRFLDVPAGPPLGLGGLPFEAVETELPEGSLLALYTDGLLAAREHDIDEALDRMFAALARPAGTLDAVCDRVLTALLTRRPEDDVALLVARTRALHADRVAAWDLVLDPAVVAEARRHAARQLTAWGLDDAAFLTELMVSELVTNALRYGRPPVQLRLIHQNSTLICEVYDSSSTTPHMRRARTFDEGGRGLLLVAQLAQRWGTRHDRIGKTVWAEQSLAGP, translated from the coding sequence ATGGAGCGACTTCCCACCCCTCCCGGCGAACGCCCGGCACAGTCCGAGGCCTCTTCGGGGCCGGCCTGCACGGCCACGGCCACCATCAGCGAACAGGGCGTCGTCACGGGGTGGAGCGAGGGTGCCCGGCGGCTGCTCGGCCACGAGCCCGCGGAGGTCGTCGGGCAGCCCGCCGCCCGGCTGCTCGCCGGCGACGTGGACCCACGGACCCGGCCTGTGCCCGCCGGGCGGGAGCGGTGGAACGGCACCGTGGCCTTGCGTCACCGCGACGGCCGCCGGCTGGAGCTGTGCCTGCTCGCCCACCACCGGACGTCCGGCGGCGGCGTCCCCGACTGGCTCGTGGTGTCGGCGGTGCCCGGCGGGCCTCGCGCCCCCGGAAGCCGGGCGCTGGAGGAATGGGCGTTCCGCCAGTCCCCCTGCGTCCTGGCCGTCTTCGATCCGGACCTGCGCGTGGTGCGGGCCAACGGAGCCATGGAACGCGCGCTCGCACTCACGGAGACCGAGATGCGCGGGCTGCGGCTGGCGGACATCGCACCCGGCCCCGGGAGCGAGGCGGCGGAGCGGACGATGCGCCTGGCGCTCGAGAGCGGCGAACCACAGCAGGTGGAGGCCGCGCTGCGTCCCACGGGTGCCGGCACCGAGCCGGACCTGCCCGTCTCGCTCACCCCGTTGAAGGACCCGGACGGCCACCCGCGTGCCGTGTGCCTCACGGCGCAGCCCGGCCTCCCGGGGCCGGGCACCCGGGCCCGGGAGCGGACGCTCCAGCTGAGGGACGCCGCCGCGCGCATCGGCACCACCCTTGACCTCGGGCGCACCGTGCAGGAGCTCGGCGACGTCACCGTGCCCCTGTTCGCCGACCTCACGGCGGTCGACCTGCTCGACCTTCCCCGCTCCGCGGAGGAGACACCGCCCACGCCGGCGGCGGGGCCGGTCGTCCTGCGCCGGGCCGCGCTGCGGTCCCTCCCGGCGGACCGCCCCGAGCCCGCGGCGGCGGTGGGCGGCACCACCGCCTACGCGGCGTCCTCGCCTCCGGCGCACTGCCTGACAACGGGCCGCTCCGCCCGGTACGCGGCGAGCGAACCGGTCTTCGGCCGGTGGCTGGCCCACGACCCCTCGGCCGCCCTGCTGCGCGCTCACGCGCTCCACTCGCTGCTGACCGTGCCGATCGTGGCCCACGGCATGACCCTCGGCGTCGTCCTCTTCGGGCGCCGGCGGGGCCGCGATCCCTTCGATCCGGCGGAGGTGCTGCTGGCCGAGGAGCTCACCGCGAGGGCCGCGGTCAGCATCCACAACGCGCGCCGGCACACCCGGGCCCGTACCACCACGATGGCCCTGCAGCGCAGCCTGCTCCCGCAGACCCTGCCCGACCAGAAGGCGCTGGACATCGCCTCCCGCTATCTGCCCGCCGGCAGCCAGGCCGGTGTGGGCGGCGACTGGTTCGACGTGATCCCGCTGTCCGGCGCGCGGGTGGCCCTCGTCGTGGGCGACGTCGTCGGCCACGGCATCCGCGCCTCGGCCACCATGGGCCGGGTGCGCACCGCGGTGCGCACCCTGGCCGACGTCGACCTGCCGCCCGACGAACTCCTCACCCACCTGGACGACCTGGTGCTCCATCTGTCCGTGGAGGAGGGCAGCGGCACGGACCCGGCCGCCGAGACCGCCGGGGGCATCGGCACCACCTGTCTGTACGCGGTCTACGACCCGGTCTCCCGCCGGTGCACCCTCGCCCGGGCCGGTCATCCCCCGCCCGCCGTGGTCACCCCGGAGGGCGCCGTACGGTTCCTGGACGTCCCGGCCGGTCCTCCCCTGGGCCTGGGCGGTCTGCCCTTCGAGGCCGTCGAGACCGAACTGCCCGAGGGCAGCCTCCTCGCCCTGTACACCGACGGTCTGCTCGCGGCGCGCGAGCACGACATCGACGAGGCCCTGGACAGGATGTTCGCGGCGCTCGCCCGCCCCGCCGGCACGCTGGACGCGGTCTGCGACCGTGTACTCACGGCCCTGCTGACCCGCCGTCCCGAGGACGACGTCGCCCTCCTCGTCGCCCGTACCCGGGCCCTGCACGCCGACCGGGTGGCCGCCTGGGACCTGGTCCTGGATCCGGCCGTCGTCGCCGAGGCCCGTCGGCACGCCGCCCGTCAGCTGACGGCCTGGGGACTGGACGACGCCGCCTTCCTCACCGAGCTGATGGTCAGCGAGCTGGTCACCAACGCGCTGCGCTACGGCCGGCCGCCCGTACAGCTGCGCCTGATCCACCAGAACAGCACCCTGATCTGCGAGGTCTACGACTCCAGCAGCACCACCCCGCACATGCGGCGCGCCCGGACCTTCGACGAGGGCGGGCGGGGCCTGCTGCTGGTCGCCCAGCTGGCCCAGCGCTGGGGCACCCGGCACGACCGCATCGGCAAGACGGTGTGGGCCGAGCAGTCCCTCGCCGGGCCCTGA
- a CDS encoding transcriptional regulator: MSEFPAAAQTPPAGTDALAALAVLGDESRRGLLEFVRRAHRPVTREEAAAAVGISRKLAAFHLDKLVTSGLLQARHGGHGPRRVGRAPKVYEPSPHTVTISLPPRRQELLASLLAEAVTAQKPQESAREAALRVARERGEALGGEAHAGDANAVLEALGFEPEDDGGGRTVLHNCPFHPVAAQAPELVCAMNHAFLRGYLSGSGDRETTAVLDPRPGVCCVQLRSGPARSGEAAGPADVSCARDASG, from the coding sequence ATGTCCGAGTTCCCCGCAGCCGCGCAGACTCCACCGGCCGGCACCGACGCGTTGGCGGCGCTCGCCGTCCTCGGTGACGAGTCGCGGCGCGGACTGCTGGAGTTCGTCCGGCGGGCACACCGGCCGGTGACGCGCGAGGAGGCCGCCGCGGCGGTCGGCATCTCCCGGAAACTCGCGGCGTTCCATCTGGACAAGCTCGTGACCTCGGGCCTGCTGCAGGCCCGGCACGGCGGCCACGGGCCGCGCCGGGTCGGCCGAGCGCCGAAGGTGTACGAGCCCAGTCCGCACACGGTGACGATCAGCCTGCCCCCGCGCCGTCAGGAACTGCTGGCCTCCCTGCTGGCCGAGGCGGTGACCGCCCAGAAACCGCAGGAAAGCGCGCGGGAGGCGGCACTGCGGGTGGCCCGCGAACGAGGGGAAGCCCTGGGCGGCGAGGCACACGCGGGCGACGCGAACGCCGTCCTGGAGGCGCTGGGTTTTGAACCGGAGGACGACGGGGGCGGACGCACGGTCCTGCACAACTGCCCGTTCCACCCCGTCGCCGCGCAGGCCCCGGAGCTGGTCTGTGCGATGAACCACGCCTTCCTGCGCGGTTACCTCTCCGGTTCGGGCGACCGCGAGACCACTGCCGTACTGGATCCGCGCCCGGGCGTCTGCTGCGTCCAGCTGCGCTCCGGTCCGGCGCGGAGCGGGGAGGCGGCCGGGCCCGCGGACGTCTCCTGCGCCCGCGACGCCTCCGGCTGA
- a CDS encoding MFS transporter, with protein sequence MSETAVPPRAALPVGTLVAGCLAVCLAQIGLAMPATLNGLFQEHLHPVGSQLTWISDAFLLPVAVLELSFGVLGDLFGRKRLLIGGALLLCAGETVAATASGVHQLWTGQALAGLGAAALFPTSLAMIAAGTHGAAQRARGIAVWASSLSAGGFLAPLLGGITGTYGSWRSAFVVVAVLAAASGVVSLLLAEDSRAPQGRSLDIAGQITIGVGLFALLYAVIQGPADGWGSTPVVVAFVVAAVFITLFVAAESRARSPLLRLDLFRNRSFAVASIVAVVGMFSFLGTAYAASIRLGPIQHQSPMRTAFAFLLLNGITPFLTPLTSRLLHRLHARLLLTAGLALIAAGDFLAAGLDVDDRALTSLILPLGLVGIGFALTVSSITATAVNTVPVPLAGMASAATNLLRDFGFTLGPAVIGAVALSQAASAVTSSLATASALSAESKAAAHAVLKEGGPLALNSVPANSPPGAARSYALDALGHGYSLGFVVCGCAALFSAVLVMAALRGSTAQEAGARADGAQDEQAALATG encoded by the coding sequence ATGTCCGAAACCGCCGTACCCCCGCGTGCCGCTCTCCCCGTCGGCACCCTCGTGGCCGGCTGTCTGGCCGTCTGCCTCGCCCAGATCGGCCTGGCCATGCCGGCCACCCTCAACGGCCTGTTCCAGGAACACCTCCACCCCGTCGGCTCCCAACTCACCTGGATCTCCGACGCGTTCCTGCTGCCCGTCGCCGTCCTCGAACTCTCCTTCGGCGTGCTCGGCGACCTCTTCGGCCGCAAGCGCCTCCTCATCGGCGGCGCCCTGCTGCTGTGCGCGGGCGAGACCGTCGCCGCCACCGCCTCCGGCGTCCACCAACTGTGGACCGGACAGGCGCTGGCCGGGCTGGGCGCCGCCGCGCTCTTCCCGACCTCCCTCGCCATGATCGCGGCCGGTACGCACGGCGCCGCCCAGCGTGCCCGCGGCATCGCCGTGTGGGCCTCCAGCCTCTCCGCGGGCGGCTTCCTCGCCCCGCTGCTCGGCGGCATCACGGGCACCTACGGCTCCTGGCGCTCGGCCTTCGTGGTGGTCGCCGTCCTCGCCGCGGCCAGCGGGGTGGTGAGCCTGCTGCTCGCCGAGGACTCCCGCGCCCCGCAAGGGCGTTCGCTGGACATCGCCGGTCAGATCACCATCGGCGTCGGCCTGTTCGCGCTGCTGTACGCCGTCATCCAGGGGCCGGCGGACGGGTGGGGGTCCACTCCGGTGGTCGTCGCGTTCGTCGTCGCGGCCGTCTTCATCACGCTGTTCGTCGCGGCGGAGAGCCGCGCCCGCTCCCCGCTGCTGCGGCTGGACCTCTTCCGCAACCGGTCCTTCGCGGTCGCGTCGATCGTCGCCGTCGTGGGCATGTTCAGCTTCCTGGGGACCGCGTACGCGGCCAGCATCCGGCTCGGCCCGATCCAGCACCAGAGCCCGATGCGCACCGCCTTCGCGTTCCTGCTGCTCAACGGCATCACCCCGTTCCTGACCCCGCTCACCTCCCGGCTGCTGCACCGCCTGCACGCCCGGCTCCTGCTCACCGCGGGCCTGGCGCTGATCGCCGCGGGCGACTTCCTGGCCGCCGGGCTCGACGTCGACGACCGCGCCCTGACCTCGCTGATCCTGCCTCTGGGACTCGTGGGCATCGGCTTCGCCCTCACCGTGTCGTCCATCACCGCGACCGCCGTCAACACCGTCCCGGTGCCGCTGGCGGGCATGGCCAGCGCCGCGACCAACCTGCTGCGCGACTTCGGCTTCACCCTCGGCCCCGCCGTCATCGGCGCGGTCGCCCTGAGCCAGGCCGCCTCCGCGGTCACCTCCTCGCTGGCCACGGCCTCCGCCCTGAGCGCGGAGTCGAAGGCCGCGGCACACGCGGTCCTGAAGGAGGGCGGCCCGCTGGCCCTCAACTCCGTGCCCGCGAACTCGCCGCCCGGAGCGGCCCGCTCGTACGCCCTCGACGCCCTCGGGCACGGCTACTCGCTGGGCTTCGTGGTGTGCGGCTGCGCCGCCCTGTTCTCCGCGGTGCTGGTCATGGCCGCCCTGCGCGGCAGCACGGCGCAGGAGGCCGGGGCACGGGCCGACGGCGCGCAGGACGAGCAGGCGGCCCTGGCGACCGGGTGA
- a CDS encoding helix-turn-helix transcriptional regulator, whose amino-acid sequence MSSPHTPGAKGPASSPHPHLTPRELEALRHIAAGRTYLQTARHMGLSPHTVDAYLRRVRAKLGLHSTAELTRLAVSLGL is encoded by the coding sequence ATGAGCTCCCCGCACACGCCCGGCGCCAAGGGCCCCGCGTCCTCCCCGCACCCCCACCTGACCCCGCGCGAACTGGAGGCCCTGCGGCACATCGCGGCGGGGCGCACCTACCTGCAGACCGCGCGCCACATGGGGCTGTCACCCCATACCGTCGACGCCTACCTCCGCCGTGTGCGCGCCAAGCTGGGCCTCCACAGCACCGCGGAACTGACGCGCCTGGCCGTCTCTCTCGGGCTGTGA
- a CDS encoding SAM-dependent methyltransferase: MPDNGWPADRIDTENAHSARIYDYILGGKDYYPADKEAGDAMSREWPALPIHMRANRDWMNRAVRWLADEAGMRQFLDIGTGIPTSPNLHEIAQQVAPQSRVVYVDNDPIVLTLSQGLLASTPEGRTSYIEADFRDPASILQAPELRETLDLTQPVALTVIAIVHFMLDEDDAVGVVRRLLEPLPSGSYLAMTIGTAEFAPEEVGRVAREYAARNMPMRLRTIDEASEFFDGLELVEPGIVQVHKWHPDGTGEKDIRDEDIAMYGAVARKP; this comes from the coding sequence TTGCCCGACAACGGATGGCCCGCCGACCGCATCGACACCGAGAACGCGCACTCCGCGCGGATCTACGACTACATCCTGGGCGGAAAGGACTACTACCCCGCCGACAAGGAGGCCGGCGACGCCATGTCCCGGGAGTGGCCCGCCCTCCCGATCCACATGCGGGCCAACCGGGACTGGATGAACCGCGCAGTGCGCTGGCTCGCCGACGAGGCGGGGATGCGCCAGTTCCTGGACATCGGCACCGGCATCCCCACCTCCCCGAACCTCCACGAGATCGCCCAGCAGGTGGCTCCGCAGTCCCGGGTCGTCTACGTCGACAACGACCCCATCGTCCTCACCCTGTCCCAGGGTCTGCTGGCCAGCACGCCGGAGGGCAGGACGTCGTACATCGAGGCCGACTTCCGTGACCCGGCGAGCATCCTGCAGGCCCCCGAACTGCGCGAGACCCTCGACCTCACGCAGCCGGTCGCCCTCACCGTGATCGCGATCGTGCACTTCATGCTCGACGAGGACGACGCCGTCGGGGTCGTCCGCCGTCTGCTGGAGCCGCTCCCCTCGGGCAGCTATCTGGCGATGACCATCGGCACCGCCGAGTTCGCGCCGGAGGAGGTGGGGCGTGTCGCCCGGGAGTACGCCGCCCGCAACATGCCGATGCGGCTGCGCACCATCGACGAGGCAAGCGAGTTCTTCGACGGCCTGGAACTGGTCGAGCCGGGCATCGTCCAGGTCCACAAGTGGCATCCGGACGGCACGGGCGAGAAGGACATCCGCGACGAGGACATCGCCATGTACGGGGCGGTGGCCCGGAAGCCGTGA
- a CDS encoding PaaX family transcriptional regulator C-terminal domain-containing protein: protein MSSAPLRPQSLMLTFLGDEVLGRGVCVYTGSVIEVFERAGVGEQATRSTLTRMAGRGLLRRERAGRRTYVGLTARSEAILRDGERRIWKTGAVNRDWDGTWTLLGFSLPESWQRQRHDLRSQLAWAGFGPLFNGLWIAPGEVEVSGIVAELGLAAHVKVFRARADDGTDVAEMIHETWDLPGLAARYRDFAESWRPAASGGAAPGGEDALALRLRLTAEWLQIIRGDPRLPLRHLPTDWPAARAEETFRAVHALLDAPARAAARRLIETIPATA from the coding sequence GTGTCCAGCGCGCCCCTACGCCCCCAGTCCCTGATGCTCACGTTTCTCGGTGACGAGGTGCTGGGGCGCGGGGTCTGCGTCTACACGGGCAGTGTCATCGAGGTCTTCGAGCGGGCCGGGGTCGGTGAGCAGGCCACCCGGTCCACCCTCACCCGTATGGCCGGCCGGGGCCTGCTGCGCCGCGAGCGCGCGGGCCGGCGGACCTACGTCGGGCTGACCGCGCGCTCCGAGGCGATCCTGCGCGACGGCGAGCGGCGCATCTGGAAGACCGGTGCGGTCAACCGGGACTGGGACGGCACCTGGACCCTGCTCGGTTTCTCGCTCCCCGAGTCGTGGCAGCGCCAGCGGCACGACCTGCGTTCCCAGCTCGCCTGGGCCGGTTTCGGGCCGCTGTTCAACGGGCTGTGGATCGCGCCGGGTGAGGTGGAGGTCTCGGGGATCGTCGCGGAACTGGGTCTGGCCGCGCACGTGAAGGTGTTCCGGGCCCGGGCGGACGACGGCACGGACGTCGCGGAGATGATCCACGAGACCTGGGACCTGCCCGGACTGGCCGCACGTTACCGGGACTTCGCGGAGTCCTGGCGCCCCGCCGCGTCCGGCGGCGCCGCCCCGGGCGGGGAGGACGCCCTCGCGCTGCGCCTGCGGCTGACCGCCGAGTGGCTCCAGATCATCCGCGGCGATCCGCGGCTGCCACTGCGCCACCTTCCGACGGACTGGCCCGCGGCCCGGGCGGAGGAGACCTTCCGCGCGGTGCACGCCCTGCTGGACGCGCCCGCCCGGGCCGCGGCGCGGCGGCTGATCGAGACCATTCCCGCCACCGCCTGA
- a CDS encoding helix-turn-helix transcriptional regulator encodes MTAETYWGGAPSVLRMILGKQLEEMRTRAGLTYEQAGAAIGVSHSTIRRMEAAKVARLRLADAEKLLQVYGVTEQQEIDTFLKSVREANKRGWWHTYRDVMPDWFAAYLSLEQAALQIRAYENEFVHGLLQTEAYARALLSAGNPHTPAEATERRVALRMRRQELLSREAPPRLWVVMDETVLRWPVGGAEVMRAQIDHLIEVNRLPQVTVQIMPFTHGPHPAMRAGAYHLFRFRARELPDIVYLNGLVGAVYLDRSDDVVVYREALDRLGAQAAPARKTEALLGAIRKEL; translated from the coding sequence GTGACCGCCGAGACCTACTGGGGCGGCGCGCCCTCCGTCCTGCGCATGATCCTCGGCAAGCAGCTGGAGGAGATGCGCACCCGGGCCGGACTGACGTACGAGCAGGCGGGCGCGGCGATCGGGGTCAGCCACTCCACGATCCGCCGGATGGAGGCCGCCAAGGTGGCCCGCCTTCGGCTCGCCGACGCCGAGAAGCTGCTGCAGGTCTACGGCGTGACGGAGCAGCAGGAGATCGATACGTTCCTGAAGTCGGTCCGCGAGGCCAACAAGCGCGGCTGGTGGCACACCTACCGCGATGTGATGCCGGACTGGTTCGCCGCGTATCTGAGCCTGGAGCAGGCGGCCCTGCAGATCCGCGCCTACGAGAACGAGTTCGTCCACGGGCTGCTGCAGACGGAGGCGTACGCGCGGGCCCTGCTGAGCGCCGGCAACCCGCACACCCCCGCGGAGGCGACGGAACGCCGGGTCGCGCTGCGCATGCGCCGCCAGGAGCTGCTGTCGCGAGAGGCGCCGCCGCGGCTGTGGGTGGTGATGGACGAGACGGTGCTCAGATGGCCGGTGGGCGGCGCCGAGGTGATGCGCGCCCAGATCGACCACCTGATCGAGGTCAACAGGCTGCCCCAAGTGACCGTGCAGATCATGCCGTTCACGCACGGACCGCACCCGGCGATGCGGGCGGGCGCGTACCACCTCTTCCGGTTCCGGGCCCGCGAACTGCCCGACATCGTCTACCTCAACGGTCTGGTGGGCGCTGTCTACCTCGACCGGAGTGACGACGTCGTGGTGTACCGGGAGGCCCTGGACCGGCTGGGCGCCCAGGCGGCGCCCGCCAGAAAGACCGAGGCCCTCCTCGGTGCGATCCGCAAGGAGCTCTGA
- a CDS encoding DUF397 domain-containing protein, translated as MPSRELGARGWSKPWSDDAGGACVEVKKLADGRVAVRQSTDPEGPALVFTPHEMSSFLTGVKAGEADFLL; from the coding sequence ATGCCGTCCCGGGAACTGGGCGCACGCGGCTGGTCCAAGCCGTGGAGCGACGACGCCGGCGGCGCCTGCGTGGAAGTGAAGAAACTCGCCGACGGACGCGTCGCCGTACGCCAGTCGACCGACCCCGAGGGGCCGGCGCTGGTCTTCACACCCCACGAGATGTCGAGCTTCCTGACGGGCGTGAAGGCGGGGGAGGCCGACTTCCTCCTCTGA
- a CDS encoding serine/threonine-protein kinase, giving the protein MDPSSDEVSRYSSRPSGMIGAVIAGYRVERELGRGGMAVVYCAKDLRLGRTVALKLLAPGLSRNDTFRRRFTHESRVAAAIEHPHIVPVFEAGETQGVLYIAMRYVSGLDLRALLDRDGPLPVATALRIAGQLASALDAAHEHNLVHRDVKPGNVLVAKGVDSEHPEHVYLTDFGLTKKSLSLTGFTSVGEFVGTLDYVAPEQISGRPVDGRCDLYSLACVVHETLTGGPPFQRDEDIALLWAHQYDRPPPLTEKRPDIAPAADEVLAKALAKIPEDRYDTCLEFVGALRAATSAAAGHTPTTRNRPPTQVDARGAAAVGSGSVPPPAPPVWARPVFGGPPG; this is encoded by the coding sequence ATGGACCCGTCGTCGGACGAGGTGAGCCGGTACTCGAGCCGGCCCTCGGGCATGATCGGGGCGGTCATCGCCGGCTACCGGGTGGAGCGGGAGCTCGGCCGGGGCGGCATGGCCGTGGTCTACTGCGCCAAGGACCTGCGGCTGGGCCGTACGGTGGCCCTCAAACTGCTGGCTCCCGGGCTCTCCCGCAACGACACCTTCCGCCGCCGCTTCACCCATGAGTCCCGGGTGGCGGCCGCCATCGAGCACCCCCACATCGTGCCCGTCTTCGAGGCCGGCGAGACACAGGGCGTCCTGTACATCGCGATGCGCTACGTCTCCGGGCTGGACCTGCGTGCCCTGCTGGACCGGGACGGCCCGCTGCCCGTGGCGACCGCCCTGCGCATCGCCGGGCAGCTCGCCTCCGCGCTCGACGCCGCCCACGAGCACAATCTGGTGCACCGGGACGTCAAGCCCGGCAACGTCCTCGTCGCCAAGGGCGTGGACAGCGAGCACCCCGAGCACGTGTACCTCACCGACTTCGGTCTGACGAAGAAGTCGCTGTCGCTCACCGGGTTCACCAGTGTGGGCGAGTTCGTCGGCACGCTCGACTACGTGGCACCGGAACAGATCTCCGGCCGCCCGGTCGACGGCAGGTGCGACCTGTACAGCCTCGCCTGCGTCGTCCACGAGACCCTCACCGGCGGCCCGCCCTTCCAGCGCGACGAGGACATCGCCCTGCTGTGGGCGCACCAGTACGACCGGCCTCCTCCCCTGACCGAGAAGCGGCCCGACATCGCACCGGCCGCCGACGAGGTCCTGGCCAAGGCCCTGGCGAAGATCCCGGAGGACCGGTACGACACCTGCCTGGAGTTCGTGGGCGCCCTGCGCGCCGCCACGAGCGCCGCCGCCGGACACACCCCCACCACGCGCAACCGCCCGCCGACACAGGTGGACGCCCGCGGTGCCGCGGCCGTGGGAAGCGGGTCCGTTCCGCCGCCGGCGCCCCCCGTCTGGGCCCGCCCGGTCTTCGGCGGGCCGCCCGGATAG
- a CDS encoding alpha/beta hydrolase, whose amino-acid sequence MRPRAPRPTAARLTRTAVATAVVTALTTLAAPAAPAAPADTGTTAHLTGTLPDGATWIADVPQRWNGTLLLFSHGFGPTVAQDAPSDAARTELLTEGYALAGSSYDPNGSMWALRSAEHDQFATLDAVTAKIGEPRRTLSVGQSMGGLVNAQLARDGAGRIDGALGLCGLVAGGTDLDNYQLDAEYTIARLLLPGQQTALVRFGSAAEAAATADRLTAAVTAAQSTPQGRARIALAAAYLNLPTWAPGRTAPAPTDWSGQEEQQAAWFAQGILSFVEGGRYAIEQSAGGNNSWNRGVDYTRLLAGSSHAPQVRALYRAAGLDLDADLGALTRGAAITADPAAVRTAERTSSAGQGLSVPLLDVHTVADNLVPVEQEHRFADRVRAAGDGALLRQAYVRRQGHCAFTTAETVAALHALEHRVTTGHWDDAAAADTLQRSATALGLDGAAYIPYRPAALTVGRDRPAYPAHH is encoded by the coding sequence ATGCGTCCCCGCGCCCCCCGCCCCACCGCCGCGCGCCTCACTCGCACCGCGGTGGCCACCGCCGTGGTCACCGCGCTCACCACGCTCGCCGCCCCGGCCGCCCCGGCCGCACCGGCGGACACCGGCACCACCGCCCACCTGACCGGCACCCTCCCCGACGGCGCCACCTGGATCGCCGACGTCCCCCAACGGTGGAACGGCACCCTGCTCCTGTTCAGCCACGGCTTCGGCCCGACCGTCGCCCAGGACGCCCCCTCCGACGCGGCACGCACCGAACTCCTCACCGAGGGCTACGCACTGGCCGGCTCCTCCTACGACCCGAACGGCTCGATGTGGGCCCTGCGCAGTGCCGAACACGACCAGTTCGCCACCCTGGACGCCGTCACCGCGAAGATCGGCGAGCCGCGCCGCACCCTCTCCGTCGGCCAGTCGATGGGCGGGCTCGTCAACGCGCAACTCGCCCGCGACGGCGCCGGCCGCATCGACGGCGCGCTCGGCCTGTGCGGACTGGTCGCGGGCGGCACCGACCTCGACAACTACCAGCTCGACGCCGAGTACACGATCGCCCGCCTGCTGCTGCCCGGACAGCAGACCGCACTCGTACGCTTCGGGTCGGCCGCCGAGGCCGCCGCCACCGCCGACCGGCTCACCGCCGCCGTCACCGCCGCCCAGTCCACACCCCAGGGCCGCGCACGCATCGCGCTGGCCGCCGCCTACCTCAACCTGCCGACCTGGGCGCCCGGCCGGACCGCGCCCGCGCCGACCGACTGGTCCGGCCAGGAGGAACAGCAGGCCGCGTGGTTCGCGCAGGGCATCCTGTCCTTCGTCGAGGGCGGCCGGTACGCGATCGAGCAGTCCGCAGGCGGCAACAACTCCTGGAACCGGGGCGTCGACTACACCCGCCTGCTCGCCGGTTCCTCGCACGCCCCGCAGGTCCGCGCGCTGTACCGGGCGGCCGGACTCGACCTGGACGCCGACCTCGGGGCCCTGACCCGCGGCGCCGCGATCACCGCCGACCCCGCCGCGGTCCGTACCGCCGAGCGCACCTCCTCCGCGGGCCAGGGGCTCTCCGTACCGCTCCTCGACGTGCACACCGTGGCCGACAACCTCGTCCCCGTCGAGCAGGAGCACCGCTTCGCCGACCGGGTGCGCGCGGCCGGGGACGGGGCACTGCTGCGCCAGGCCTACGTCCGCCGCCAGGGCCACTGCGCGTTCACCACCGCCGAGACGGTCGCCGCTCTCCACGCCCTGGAACACCGCGTCACCACCGGCCACTGGGACGACGCCGCCGCCGCGGACACGCTCCAGCGTTCCGCGACCGCGCTCGGCCTCGACGGCGCGGCCTACATCCCCTACCGCCCCGCTGCCCTGACGGTCGGCCGCGACCGCCCGGCGTACCCCGCCCACCACTGA